In Primulina huaijiensis isolate GDHJ02 chromosome 4, ASM1229523v2, whole genome shotgun sequence, the DNA window TAAACTCCTCAATTCACCTCCTGGCCTTCTCCTCTCAGCTTTGATCTGTTGACAATTAAGACATCGACGCACAAAATCAATAACATTACGTTTCATTCCCTTCCACCAAAATTGAGAGCGTAGATCCTTATACAACTTCTTACCACCAGGGTGGATAGAATAACGACTACAATGTGCACGCCGCAATATGCCCTGGCGCAACTCCGAAGTATCAGGAACTACCCATCTATCATTCATCCTCAAAATGCCATCATCAGCAACTCTAAACCGATTATCTTGTTTCTGAGAAACCAACTCTTTCCATCGCTGAACTCTCTCATCTGTCATCTGTGCTTCACGAATACAACCATATATATCAGGTTCAGCTAATAAGGTCGATACCTGGATAGGAGTCGTCGAGATATCAAAATCATTTCCCAAGGAACAACAAGACATCATCATAGCTGATAAACGACTCACATCCTCTGCAGTACAACTAACtttacgactcaatgcatcagctgtAAGATTGGCTCCACCAGGATGATACTCAatttcacaatcataatctttcaacaagtctaaccaccgtctctgcctcatattcaactctgtccgagtaaacaaaaatctcaaactcttatgatccgtataaatcgtaaatgaggtaccatataaatagtgtcgtCATATTTTCAAGGCAAAGATAATGGCTGCCAACTTCAAATCGTGCACAGGGTACCTAGTTTCGTgtggtttcagctgtctcgaggcgtatgccacaacatgtcgattctgcatcaaaacacatcccaaaccatgtaatgatgcatcagtataaacaacaaacctcTCGATTTCTGTTGCGATTGATAACACCGGTGCGGTCGTCAGTCGATGcttcaactcctgaaaactcctctcacatgcttcagaccactgaaatcgcacacctttctgagtcaactgtgtcaaaagtctagcaatctttgaaaatccctcgataaatcgacgaaaataacctgctaaacccaagaaactacggatctctggtacagatgtagATGCAGACCACTGTAACACGGCTTCGACCTtcgttggatcaacagaaaacccatctctcgatataacatgacccaagaagaccactcgatccaaccaaaactcacacttactgagttTGGCATACAACTGTCTATCTCGCAGTACTTGTAATACTGAACGTAAATGCCAAACATGCTCAGCCTCACTCCtggaatatatcaatatatcatcaataaacacgATAACAAACCGATCgagataaggctgaaataccctattcatcaaactcatgaacacagctggagcattcgtcaacccaaaaggcataaccaaaaactcataatgcccatatatggtcctgaatgctgtcttctgAATATCCTCCTCTCTATCTCGTATCTGATGATATCCtgacctcaaatcaatcttcgaatatactgaggttccctgcaactgatcaaacaaatcatcaatacgagggagGGGATATCTATTCTTAATCGTTACCTTATTCAGCtgtcgatagtcaatacaaagccgcatcgttccatctttctttcttACAAATAAGACTGGTGCACTCCAAGGAGATACACTAGGGCGAATGTATCCATTGTCCAGCAAGTCCTGTAACTGGGCTTTCAACTCTCTCAACTCTGCTGGTGCCATTTTGTAAGGATCACGAGAAATAGGGgaagtacctggcatcaactcaatcccAAAATCCACCTCACGGACTGGTGGGAAGCCTGGAATCTCATCCGgaaatacatcagcaaactcagcaACTACATGTATCTCCTCTCTTCCCACCTCTTTTTTCTTCTCTGTCACATCTACAGCATAAATAAGATAACCCGCATGGCCATGCTCCAATAACCGAGACATCCGGATAGCAGATACCAACGGAACACGGGGACGAGAACCCTTCCCATAAAATGTCCACCGCTCTTTCTCATCGGTGTAAAAATATACTACTCGCTGATAACAATCAACAGTCGCACAATATCTCCTCAACACATTAATtcccacaatacaatcaaaatcagtcatctctAGAATAATCATACCAGATCTCAACTCATAGccctcataagaaataatacCATCTGATATCATTGatacaactgatatatcaactcCAGAGGGTGTCGAAACAGAAAGAGGCATAGACAATTAAGACGAGCGCATATGATGCTCAACCACAAACCTcttcgatataaatgtatgcgagGCACCTGTATCAACAAGAATATAAGCAGGATAAGAACATAAATAACACTTACCCGCTATCATCTCCTCTCGTGCCTCCTCTGCCTGCTCTCGTGTCAACGCATACACCTGTGCCTGAGGCNTAGATCACCTGTTTTGAGTGTGGCGGTGTTGGCCATATAGCGAGACAATGTCCTAGCCGTGAGGGACAGCGAGAGCCCAGGAGTGATAGAGGTAGATCCTCAGNTTCTGTCCCTGAACAGACTGAGAACTGCCCCCACGACTCTCAACCCATCGTGAATCAAATCGGCGCTTCCCAGATGATGCTGTTGAAGAAGATGAACCCTtctgatatttaaaagattGTCCCTGCGGTCGCAATGACTCCTTAGTCGGCTCTGATAATCGTCTCTGAGCCCCATACTCCTGCATAACCATCTCAGCCATCTCAGCCCTTGTCACTGCATCCTCAAATGATACCGGGTTATTTGATTGCACATGATCAAATAATTCTAACTTCAACCCTTTCAAGAAGTGCCTCATCTTCGCATGAACATTCGTAGCAACATGTGGCACATATTTCAGCAATGCAGAATATCGAGTCTCATACTCAGCAACAGACATACTACCCTGTctcaaatcttcaaattctttaTCTTTCTTTTGCCTGGCtgatatagaaaaatatttatcaagaaaacgagaccgaaacacatcccaatcaaCAATACGTCCCTGAGCTCTCAATCCGGCCTCAGTCGTCTGCCACCATAATAATACATTTCGCGAAAGCTGAAATGTAGCCAATAGTAACCAAGCAGATCTAGCACACGGTGCAGTCACAAATATCTGTTCTATCCTCTCAATCCACTCCTCTGCTCGCTCGCCAGTCTCAGAGCTATCAAATCTCGGCGGAAGATAACTGCTGAACTGTGCCAAAGTCAATTCACCATGCAATAAAGGCTGATTTGCAGGTGCCTGTCTTATAGGAGGAGGTGGCAATGGATTCATCTGCCCAAACCCACTGTCAACCTCGTCCGTTTCCTCGCGTGGATGTACCTGTTCTCTAGCTGCCATCACTGGAAATCAAATtgttaatcaaaatatttaacaatTACAATCCAGTAATCATCAACACACCTTTTGTACGAAAGCACACGCAACTAAAGAACAATCAATCATACGTAGAAATCATCAAAAACAAGTCAAATGCACAGACACACGCAGATAATATCGTCATCCAACTCCCTCATCACAAACCCAACTTCTAACCATCTCAGACATCTaacatatgctctgataccaccaattgtgtcgccccaaacctcgccacgtaatcatacaacatgcgacgtcatatgcataaaaattttcttttcaacgacgtattaatataatgcatatacgacaaaatagtgcaatcaccacactatctacgtcaatgcagcagaaacagtataataaacacacatacaactcaagtaagacaataaattatactgtttctatctactatcaactacaggactgtttgactagacacacctagtccttcaccactatcctgtctcacagcatagtcctgtaacctgtccaacagaaacagcctccaaagggtgagcatacacaacaatcatcatcgtaatacacaacagttatatcatcaacaatataaaatataactggaatgataacagaaatactctctttgctgtctctggacaatcaaaccaccaacgatatcaacgtcatcactaCCATACTACTGctacaacaacatcgacgatacgtcacaccccaacaccggcgaaagcaatatcgtcgaacgaataaaACCAACGATatgtcgcacccctactccggcgacagcaatatcgttgaacgaataacatcgatgatacgtcgcaccccaacaccggcgacagcaatatcgtcgaacgaacaacatcaacgtgacgtctcccaacaaacgacagccaac includes these proteins:
- the LOC140974880 gene encoding uncharacterized protein, which produces MPLSVSTPSGVDISVVSMISDGIISYEGYELRSGMIILEMTDFDCIVGINVLRRYCATVDCYQRVVYFYTDEKERWTFYGKGSRPRVPLVSAIRMSRLLEHGHAGYLIYAVDVTEKKKEVGREEIHVVAEFADVFPDEIPGFPPVREVDFGIELMPGTSPISRDPYKMAPAELRELKAQLQDLLDNGYIRPSVSPWSAPVLFVRKKDGTMRLCIDYRQLNKVSTLLAEPDIYGCIREAQMTDERVQRWKELVSQKQDNRFRVADDGILRMNDRWVVPDTSELRQGILRRAHCSRYSIHPGGKKLYKDLRSQFWWKGMKRNVIDFVRRCLNCQQIKAERRRPGVTGLERIFEMEQKVKLIQQRLKSAQDRQAAYANKRRRPLEFQQGDRVFLKVSPFRGTVRFGMKGKLAPRYVGPYEILQRIGTLDRLALPPSLSGIHDVFHVSMLWKYEPGPSHVLDISEVQLDPDVSYVERPVCILDRSERKLRSKLIPIVKVQWEHRGVEEATWEAERHMRELYPYLF